The Streptomyces sp. NBC_00162 sequence TCGGCAAGGACCTGAACGGCCGCCGCATCACCATCGTCGGCGACGTCCTGCACAGCCGGGTCGCCCGCTCCAACGTCCAGCTGCTCCACACCCTCGGCGCCCAGGTCACCGTGGTGGCCCCGCCGACGCTGGTCCCGATCGGCGTCGAGAGCTGGCCGTGCGAGGTCTCGTACAACCTGGACGAGGTGCTGCCGAAGTCCGATGCGGTGATGATGCTGCGTGTGCAGCGCGAACGCATGAACGCCGCCTTCTTCCCGACCGAGCGCGAGTACTCCCGCCGGTACGGGCTCGACGGCGACCGCATGGCGAAGATGCCCGAGCACGCCATCGTGATGCACCCCGGCCCGATGAACCGCGGCATGGAGATCACCGCCGGGGTCGCCGACTCAGACCGCTGCACGGCCGTCGAGCAGGTCGCCAACGGCGTCTCCACCCGGATGGCCGTCCTGTACCTCCTGCTGGGCGGATCCGAGCCCGCCGTCACCACCACGCCCGCCGCCGCCCGTACCGAGGAGAGCAAGTAACCATGAGCAAGATCCTGATCCGTGGCGCGAAGGTACTCGGCGGCGAGGCGAAGGACGTCCTGATCGACGGCGAGACCATCGCCGAGGTCGGTACGAACCTGTCGGTCGAGGGCGCCACCGTCATCGAGGCCGAGGGCCAGGTCCTCCTCCCCGGCCTCGTCGACCTGCACACCCACCTGCGCGAGCCCGGCCGCGAGGACTCCGAGACCGTCCTGACCGGCACCCGCGCCGCCGCCTCCGGCGGATTCACCGCCGTCTTCGCCATGGCGAACACCTTCCCGGTCGCCGACACCGCCGGCGTCGTCGAGCAGGTCTGGCGCCTGGGCAAGGAGTCCGGCTACTGCGACGTGCAGCCCATCGGCGCCGTCACCGTCGGCCTGGAGGGCAAGCAGCTCTCCGAGCTGGGCGCCATGCACGACTCCGCCGCCCGCGTCACCGTCTTCTCCGACGACGGCAAGTGCGTCGACGACGCCGTGATCATGCGCCGCGCCCTGGAGTACGTGAAGGCCTTCGGCGGCGTCGTCGCCCAGCACGCCCAGGAGCCCCGCCTGACCGAGGGCGCCCAGATGAACGAGGGCGTCGTCTCCGCCGAGCTGGGCCTCGGCGGCTGGCCGGCCGTCGCCGAGGAGTCGATCATCGCCCGCGACGTCCTCCTCGCCGAGCACGTCGGCTCCCGCGTGCACATCTGCCACCTCTCCACCGCCGGCTCCGTCGAGATCGTCCGCTGGGCGAAGTCCCGCGGCATCGACGTCACCGCCGAGGTCACCCCGCACCACCTGCTCCTCACCGACGAGCTCGTCCGCTCGTACAACGCGGTCTACAAGGTCAACCCGCCGCTGCGCACCGAGAAGGACGTGCTGGCCCTGCGCGAGGCGCTCGCCGACGGCACGATCGACATCGTCGCCACCGACCACGCCCCGCACCCGCACGAGGACAAGGACTGCGAGTGGGCCGCCGCCGCCATGGGCATGGTCGGCCTGGAGACCGCGCTCTCCGTCGTCCAGCAGACGATGGTGGAGACCGGACTGCTCGACTGGGCGGGTGTCGCCGAGCGGATGTCCTTCGCCCCGGCCCGCATCGGCGGCCTGGAGAACCACGGCCGTCCCGTCTCGGCAGGTGAACCCGCGAACCTGACCTTGGTCGATACCTCGTACCGTGGTGTCGTGGACCCCGCACACTTCGCCTCCCGCAGCCGCAACACGCCTTACGAGGGCCGTGAGCTGCCGGGTCGCGTCACTCACACCTTCCTGCGGGGCCGGGCAACGGTCGTGGACGGGACGCTGGCGTGACACCTGCAGTAATCCAACTGGCCGCCGAGGCCGCCGAACGACAGTCGGCGGAGGTGACCTCTTTCGGCGCCCGCATCGCGTGGGTGATCGGGCTGGTCGTCTTCATCGCGTTCGTGTACTGGCTGATGCGGCAGGGCTGGAAATGGCGCGGCGCCCTGCAGAACGACCTGCCGGAGCTGCCCGCCGCCCCCGACGGTCTCCCCGAGCACCGGCTGGCCCTGACCGGCCGGTACCACGGGTCCACCACCGCCGGGCAGTGGCTCGACCGGATAGTCGCCCACGGGCTGGGTCTGCGCAGCCGGGTCGAGCTCACGCTCACCGACGCGGGCCTCGACGTGGTCCGTCCGGGGGCCAACGACTTCTTCGTACCGGCCGCGCAGCTGCGCGGCGCCCGCCTCGACAAGGGAATCGCGGGCAAGGTACTCACCGAGGGCGGTCTGCTCGTCGTCACCTGGGCGCACGGTGACAAGCTGATCGACTCCGGATTCCGCTCCGACCGTGCGGCCGAGCACGCCGCCTGGGTCGAGGCGATCAACCTCATGAACTCATCCGACTCATCCATCACGACGGAAGGCGCCGAACGATGACGACCTCCACCAGGGGAGCAGCCAAAGCTCCCGCCGTACTTGTCCTGGAGGACGGTCGGATCTTCCGCGGCCGCGCCTACGGCGCCCACGGGGAGACCTTCGGCGAGGCCGTGTTCTCCACCGGCATGACCGGCTACCAGGAGACCCTCACCGACCCGTCGTACCACCGCCAGGTCGTCGTGATGACCGCCCCGCACGTGGGCAACACCGGCGTCAACGACGAGGACCCCGAGTCCTCCCGCATCTGGGTGTCCGGGTACGTCGTACGCGACCCCGCCCGCGTCCCCTCCAACTGGCGCTCCCGGCGCTCGCTGGACGAGGAGCTGGTCAAGCAGGGCGTCGTCGGGATCTCCGGCATCGACACCCGCGCCCTGACCCGCCACCTGCGCGAGCGCGGCGCCATGCGCGTCGGCATCTTCTCCGGCAACGCGATCGCCGACGACGGCATGCTGCTCGCCAAGGTCCGCCAGGCCCCCGAGATGAGCGGCGCCGACCTCTCCGCCGAGGTCGCCACCAAGGAGACGTACGTCGTCCCCGCCATCGGCGAGAAGAAGTTCACCGTGGCCGCCGTCGACCTCGGCATCAAGGGCATGACCCCGCACCGGATGGCCGAGCGCGGCATCGAGGTGCACGTGCTGCCCGCCACCGCCACCCTCGAGGACGTGTACGCGGTCAACCCGGACGGCGTGTTCTTCTCCAACGGCCCGGGCGACCCGGCCACCGCCGACCACGCGGTCTCCGTCATGCAGGGCGTCCTGGAGCGCAAGACCCCGCTCTTCGGCATCTGCTTCGGAAACCAGATCCTGGGCCGCGCGCTCGGCTTCGGCACCTACAAGCTGAAGTACGGCCACCGCGGCATCAACCAGCCCGTCCAGGACCGCACCACCGGCAAGGTCGAGATCACCGCGCACAACCACGGCTTCGCCGTCGACGCGCCCCTCGACAAGGTCTCCGAGACCCCCTACGGCCGCGCCGAGGTCTCGCACGTCTGCCTCAACGACAACGTGGTGGAAGGCCTCCAGCTGCTCGACCAGCCGGCCTTCAGCGTCCAGTACCACCCCGAAGCGGCCGCCGGCCCGCACGACGCCGCGTACCTCTTCGACCGCTTCACGTCTCTGATGAACACCGCCCCGATGGAGGCCGAGCGTGCCTAAGCGCACCGATATCCAGTCCGTCCTGGTCATCGGCTCCGGCCCGATCGTCATCGGCCAGGCCGCCGAGTTCGACTACTCCGGCACCCAGGCCTGCCGCATCCTCAAGGCCGAGGGCCTGCGGGTCATCCTGGTGAACTCCAACCCCGCGACGATCATGACCGACCCGGAGATCGCCGACGCCACGTACGTCGAGCCGATCACCCCCGAGTTCGTCGAGAAGATCATCGCGAAGGAGCGCCCCGACGCGCTGCTCCCCACCCTCGGCGGCCAGACCGCGCTGAACACCGCCATCTCCATGCACGAGCAGGGTGTGCTGGAGAAGTACGGCGTCGAGCTCATCGGCGCCAACGTCGAGGCCATCAACAAGGGCGAGGACCGCGAGCTCTTCAAGGGCGTCGTCGAGGCCGTCAAG is a genomic window containing:
- a CDS encoding dihydroorotase → MSKILIRGAKVLGGEAKDVLIDGETIAEVGTNLSVEGATVIEAEGQVLLPGLVDLHTHLREPGREDSETVLTGTRAAASGGFTAVFAMANTFPVADTAGVVEQVWRLGKESGYCDVQPIGAVTVGLEGKQLSELGAMHDSAARVTVFSDDGKCVDDAVIMRRALEYVKAFGGVVAQHAQEPRLTEGAQMNEGVVSAELGLGGWPAVAEESIIARDVLLAEHVGSRVHICHLSTAGSVEIVRWAKSRGIDVTAEVTPHHLLLTDELVRSYNAVYKVNPPLRTEKDVLALREALADGTIDIVATDHAPHPHEDKDCEWAAAAMGMVGLETALSVVQQTMVETGLLDWAGVAERMSFAPARIGGLENHGRPVSAGEPANLTLVDTSYRGVVDPAHFASRSRNTPYEGRELPGRVTHTFLRGRATVVDGTLA
- the carA gene encoding glutamine-hydrolyzing carbamoyl-phosphate synthase small subunit, translated to MTTSTRGAAKAPAVLVLEDGRIFRGRAYGAHGETFGEAVFSTGMTGYQETLTDPSYHRQVVVMTAPHVGNTGVNDEDPESSRIWVSGYVVRDPARVPSNWRSRRSLDEELVKQGVVGISGIDTRALTRHLRERGAMRVGIFSGNAIADDGMLLAKVRQAPEMSGADLSAEVATKETYVVPAIGEKKFTVAAVDLGIKGMTPHRMAERGIEVHVLPATATLEDVYAVNPDGVFFSNGPGDPATADHAVSVMQGVLERKTPLFGICFGNQILGRALGFGTYKLKYGHRGINQPVQDRTTGKVEITAHNHGFAVDAPLDKVSETPYGRAEVSHVCLNDNVVEGLQLLDQPAFSVQYHPEAAAGPHDAAYLFDRFTSLMNTAPMEAERA
- a CDS encoding aspartate carbamoyltransferase catalytic subunit; amino-acid sequence: MKRHLISAADLTRDDAVLILDTAEEMARVADRPIKKLPTLRGLTVVNLFFEDSTRTRISFEAAAKRLSADVINFSAKGSSVSKGESLKDTALTLEAMGADAVVIRHHASGAPYRLATSGWIDSAVVNAGDGTHEHPTQALLDAFTMRRRLVGRDAGLGKDLNGRRITIVGDVLHSRVARSNVQLLHTLGAQVTVVAPPTLVPIGVESWPCEVSYNLDEVLPKSDAVMMLRVQRERMNAAFFPTEREYSRRYGLDGDRMAKMPEHAIVMHPGPMNRGMEITAGVADSDRCTAVEQVANGVSTRMAVLYLLLGGSEPAVTTTPAAARTEESK